The following DNA comes from Miscanthus floridulus cultivar M001 chromosome 5, ASM1932011v1, whole genome shotgun sequence.
acctagattgtttggaggagagcctatttaaatatattgatttgccttggttttctaaacatacatatcatgttattggcaaatataacaacaagggacaatatatgatacattgaGTATACATTcgcagtaatatgaattctccttttgttgtacaagattatgatcatttagaggtcagccataataatacaaacattttttcatgttcctcaaagaaacaagttcacttcgaagaaggggagcattgttggttgctacctatgtctgctagatcatctattcctgcattgtcattggttagttctaatcttttgcaggatagtgttgacatacattgtgtgcgttcggatcatggagtctacatgcttgctaaaatttttatacgagatgacatgctagaaacttggaaacatggtcacgttccttctcacaattatttcagttcccttttttttgcaaccccgttctcctttatgttgtgcaggatcagtttcaagcacaatcgacgtcgaggatggcttttcatcaagaaggggaggatgatgaggacatgacacccatgcatatgaccatgtttggcacatggtatggaggggtaggaggccagcaagggtgtccaagtcaagaaggaggtccgaggctaattcggttcgagtccctaaggtggaggcccaaagcaactcaagttcgagtctgccttggcctacaagaccagtctgccttaaactggtcacccaggatgcatccagactccATTGTGGATGATCTACATATCGttcgaaagataatttgataaggaagccaatccaagtggtttcacgtcaaaagaccttcggaatcaacaggaatcatcgaaacaattcagcatccagaatctgtcagggtgctacgacaccgtcttttggtccattggaccgtgtatcgtgtttgggcccattagggggcgcgtccagggggtgatgcccaaaactctataaatagcagccatccctctccttaggatttggggttttgtttagttcttgattttctcgtgaaatagacatcattttgctgcaactgtcgccgctaaggctgcttgctgtgaactaggaccctagttcttgatcttgttcgcctatggtgattagtcctttcaaataaagacttgaactccttattttcataaacctcatatttatttgaaattttagattgcattcatcccattcttacttgtgttctcgatttatttgcaggaaagccttctcagcgaggtcaatcgcgttcacgtggttgataaccaatggagcagtggtgtaatgattgcgggggtccgaatcagtcttggttcgaagccttgatcatgaacgtcaagtctccaccaatcgatgctatcatacctttcaaaagattgggcctagtctatATCAGACGCACCCCTAAAGCTTACCATGCTGCTGCATCACTGTTTCTTTTCCTGGTAAGCAAGCCATTGGATCAATTGCTCATATTTGTTACTATTTGGAGCCATAGTAGTTCAAGCATCTATATCTATCTAAAAAAATATTGTGACTCCTGCCACCAGTGTGAGGTGCTCCACAAATATATCTAGCATCCTTCGGCATTGCCAAGACATGTTTTTCCTTTAGGTACTCCTGTTAACGCAGATGCTTAAAAATTGGGACAATATTAGCATGCCCTCTTTATTCCATTAGTGTTTGTAGTTTGTAATTTGCATCTTATACTTTCATGAGTACTTGACACATTGTTGTGCTCTCGGTTGGTGTAGTTTCATTATTTTAGCTTCTGGCTGGGTTGTCTGAAAGACAAAAAATTATTGCTTGCAATGACAGAGAGCAGATCTAGTAGTAATCGAGCCAATGGTAGATAAAATAATCTGCTAGCTCGGCAAAGATgatagatttgccgagtgcctaggatttgacactcggcaaataagacatgtttgtcgagtgtcagatatgggacactcggtaaagaatttagGTTTGCCAAGTGTCAGGTGCGGAACACTCAGCAAACGCGCCGTGAtcgcactacaccacaacaccaaaaTTAGCGATGGATGATCTAacgctaaaagcggctacaaCAACAGACAGTCTtacgctaaaaagttatagcgacagacttGTGCAGACGCTGTAAGTACTGTCGCTAaatatctttagcgtcagatagAACTTTTAGCATCAGACAGTCCGTTGCTCTGaatttttttagcgacagatagtctgctgctactctttagcgacagatagcCTGCCAGTACTCTATAGCGAAAGACAATTTGAAGTTACAAATATTTTTAGCGACAGATGGTTTGACGATatcatttaaatgcatttaaaaaaaataaaaggccatttggttgcaaattaaTACAAAAGTAACATCATTTTGCACATTTCTCATACAAATAGATTCATGTGCACATTTCTCATACAAATAGATTCATTTATGACGAGTCCAAACATTCACAGAGGAACTAAAGAAGATACACTACAACAAAGTGACTTCTGATGAATGACTCATGGCCCGAACCAAGCAGTATGCTATCGTCAGGAAAAAAACATTTATCTACACTAGAAGAGAACTTGTTAGATCATTGTGGTCCGCCTTCAGACCAACTCGGACCGCTCAGCAAGTAACAAGGCCTCAAGTTCTTCTCTCCGTTTCTCCAGCTCCTGAAACACCATACAGATCGAGGAAAAGCGGAAAGATGAGTTGGCAGTGATGGTGTACACAACAAAAATTATACCTGTACCATAATCTTATAGTGTATCTACTTTTCTAAGGATAAAAGAGCAGTTTTTTTCTAACTAGCACTAAAAACATAAATCAAGAAGGTAGTATGCCTAACGGTTTCCAACAGAGATGATAATACAGTTGGACCAGACTTGTCTTTTTCCTTTGTTGATCAGTTATGATAATAAGAACTTCAACAGAAAACCAAGCGGTAACAAGATTAAACTACCAGCCATGAAATACCCCAAGTTCAACCAGTAATCTGCAATGCAATATCCTACCTAACTTGGCTAGCAGTAGAAAAGTGCGATCAGCGAAGAAAACATATGTTAATAAAGAATTACCTACAGATTTCTTACTGCTAGGAGTAAGACTCCCAAAACTTGGTTTAGCCAATTCCTCAGGTTTAGGATAATGAACTAAGGAGACTCGCCGTGAAATCTTCCCCACTGTATTCCATTTGTTTGTCAGTGTGAAAAATATTTGCATAAAAAAGAGCATACAACATGAATAACAGGTTAGACAAGCCAAAATAGTGCCTCTAACACAAGAAGGTGATGGGTATTTTCCTCTAGTATTGCCAAAACCATTATAAGCAGAGTATGTTTATCTTTAGCTCTGTTTTCTTTATGGGCTTcattagaaaaaatattaaacataaTAATTATATTTACTACAGATGTCACACACCAACTTAAGAAAGAGAATATTGATTTAGACTAATTTCCATGTTTTACATGATCAAATGATAGCAGTGGTAGATCCAGAATTCAAAAACAGTGGGCCCAAGTTAGTTGATTTTAAGTCAATTAATGCAAGAATTACACAATTAACATATATATAAATTGCAGGTTTTATGAAGGAGGTTAAATGTATTTTGGCaaaacatgtggggccaggtggcCCCACAGGTTATACATAGATCTGCCACCACATAGCTTCCATGCTAGTTGTTTTCAAAGGCTGACACATTGAGATAATAATCTTTCAAAGATGGGAATCATGTCCTGCTTCTCCTCTTCCTATTTCAGTATGTTCCTTAAAGATCAAAACCACCCAAACTAGTGCACTACCATGGTAACACAGCGGGAAAAAAATATTTCCAAAACTCAATATGACTctacatataatatttttattgtgGCTGTGATAGTTCATCGTGCTCACCTCCATGTCTTCCTCGTCGCTCGAATACGCGGCATCCAGTTTGGCGTACAACTCCTCATCTCCTTGGTCCTTCACGTCTTCCATCTGGACCTGATTAATGACCATGATTAAAACAGAACATGGGATAATTTGTTcccttgttttggaacacccaacATATGTGCGCTGAACTTTGAGTAAACCACCACAAAATCGAAATAGTACCTGATGTCTCTGAAGCTCAATGGATCTGGCCAAAGCCTTCCGCTTTGACAAGAGATTTCTAGGTCTGAGCGTAGAAGGGCGCCGGTAGTTCTTCCCTTGGAACACAACAATGGTGTAGCCTTTGGAGACTTTGTCAACTGAAACTAGAATTCCCCCGCTCTCGGCTTCAAGTGATAGTGCTATCCTCTTCACTTCTGTAAAAGACTTTGCTTTCACTAGTATCTTCACTAGCTCCCTATACTTCCAGTGCAAGTGCATGTTCTCAATTGTGCCATCAAAAACTCCTCTTCTGCCTGCAAGTGGTCAAAAATAAAGAAAAacggaaagaaagaaagaaactaatACAAGAATCATTTAAGGACACTAGATCTCATGTCAGTATATAATTGGTCAGGTTATTAAAACAAAGAGGTGCAGTAATGCTTCCAAAAAAATAAGGAATTGCAAGGAATGCAAATAGTTTGTCAATCAATCACTACAAAATCAGAAGAATCCAATATTCCAATGACCCTGAGAAAGGTAATATagattactccctccattcattTCTAACTGATATTTTAGGAATGCAGAAGTCTGCATTTTAGTAGGTGCTACAACTGTTTTATATTTGACCTGCATCTTCATAGAACGTGCATACctcaatgtgtgcaacatctatgcGACTCAGTATCTATGCTCATCAGCAACTAAGAATAAAAAAATGAAGGGTTGAAGAGACAGGCAATCTGAGACAGCAACAGACTAAAAATGTAACAGGACATATGTGTCCTCAGGTGACTGTTTCCCAGTAACTGTGCAAAAATCCAACACCAAAagaaaaacacacacacaaagGAATTACTGAGGAGTAGAAATGCCTTCATCCTTAGACCAAGTTTCCGAAACATGAACCTCTCTTCATCTGTTATTGTTTTAGGTCTAGAATCTTCAGTTGGCCTCAGGGCTGTCTCAACCTTTCCTAGTACCATTTCAGCTTTCTCCATCTTTTTCTGTGCCTGTACATAAATAAAGTGAAATTGGTTGGATTCAAATCATATAACTAGCATCTTCTAATGATACAATGCGTACAAGAATTTAGCCACACAAGCTTAGATGCAACATGACCCTATATTACTTATGACAAACAACAAAGCCTCTTAGTCCCAAGACAGTTGGGGTAGCCTAGATTTAAAACCCAACAAGAGCCACCAACAAGAGCACCTCTGCAAGTTCTGAGGACAAGAAATCCTTCCCTCTGTAGAAGACTATAAATTCA
Coding sequences within:
- the LOC136454853 gene encoding CRM-domain containing factor CFM3, chloroplastic/mitochondrial-like, producing the protein MEKAEMVLGKVETALRPTEDSRPKTITDEERFMFRKLGLRMKAFLLLSRRGVFDGTIENMHLHWKYRELVKILVKAKSFTEVKRIALSLEAESGGILVSVDKVSKGYTIVVFQGKNYRRPSTLRPRNLLSKRKALARSIELQRHQVQMEDVKDQGDEELYAKLDAAYSSDEEDMEELEKRREELEALLLAERSELV